From a region of the Candidatus Brocadia sp. genome:
- a CDS encoding Rieske 2Fe-2S domain-containing protein — translation MIEAAKPDEIIVSRRRILLAAGWAGIGIFVTTLLSAIARFFFPRTIIEPPTRYKIGYPPQYSEGVSERFKKQFRIWIVREVNRLYVIEAKCTHLGCTPNWLAAEGKFKCPCHGSGFTPDGINIEGPAPRPLERFKVALDADGQIIVDEAIRFRGERGEWEKAGAFLKV, via the coding sequence ATGATAGAAGCGGCAAAACCAGACGAAATCATCGTGTCTCGACGGCGAATCCTCCTTGCTGCGGGGTGGGCCGGTATTGGAATATTTGTGACAACTTTATTGAGCGCCATAGCGCGGTTCTTCTTCCCCAGAACCATCATAGAGCCGCCCACGCGGTACAAGATCGGCTATCCCCCCCAATATTCCGAGGGAGTAAGCGAAAGGTTCAAGAAACAATTCAGGATATGGATTGTCAGAGAGGTCAACCGGCTTTACGTAATTGAGGCAAAATGCACCCACCTCGGCTGCACCCCGAACTGGCTGGCGGCGGAAGGCAAATTCAAATGTCCCTGTCACGGGAGCGGGTTTACGCCGGATGGAATCAATATTGAGGGCCCTGCGCCAAGACCGCTGGAAAGATTTAAGGTTGCATTGGACGCGGACGGACAAATTATCGTTGACGAAGCGATAAGATTCAGAGGAGAGCGTGGGGAATGGGAAAAGGCCGGTGCATTTTTAAAAGTATAA